One window of the Puntigrus tetrazona isolate hp1 chromosome 13, ASM1883169v1, whole genome shotgun sequence genome contains the following:
- the LOC122356061 gene encoding cGMP-dependent protein kinase 2 isoform X3, with product MVPSRSLIMGNGSIKAPRLEETCLASGIKEAPVWESVEPLKMRIAHLEEELVRRDQELRAQEKRLQSLQRELEAKVCQIDKLQDAIGYNSLGRSPPAPPRHSRRLLSVINQGSTRFHRVAVEVHRRLKAKEGVSAEPTSRHFCHDHRVHHVSTERQRIRKDSGTKKLINEAIMNNDFLKKLEPQHTREMVDCMYEKVYSAGQLVIQEGEPGNYLYVLAEGLLEVMQNGKLLGQMRPGTAFGELAILYNCKRTATVKAVTQSHIWALDRQTFQTIMMRSTQARHEEYFSFLRSVSLLKDLPEEKLAKIIDCLEVEYFDKGEYIIREGEEGNTFFIIAKGEVFVTQTTEGFSEPQEIKTLGVGDYFGEKALISEDVRSANIIAKENDTQCLVVDRDNFNQMVGTYEELQAYLREYVEQLSLSDERRNAAPQSPLHERSPEATELRRLKEKAVALSSKSFLKELQVVATLGMGGFGRVELVKLKKSEDAAFALKCIKKKHIVDTRQQEHIYSEKDILQQTNSNFVVRLFRTFRDDKYVYMLLEVCLGGELWSVLRDMSCFDEPTARFCTGCVLEAFDYLHCKGIVYRDLKPENLLLDGEGYVKMTDFGFAKKIGLGKKTWTFCGTPEYVAPEVIMNKGHDFGADCWSLGILIFELLIGRLRSDQDLHYGPSRNREGGLSQEDQQAAGGSHTQTLQAQSSGTTRE from the exons ATGGTTCCTAGTCGCTCTCTGATCATGGGGAACGGTTCGATCAAAGCCCCTCGGCTGGAGGAGACCTGCCTGGCCTCCGGTATAAAAGAGGCCCCTGTCTGGGAGTCCGTGGAGCCCCTGAAGATGAGGATCGCCCATCTGGAGGAGGAGCTGGTGCGGAGGGACCAGGAGCTCCGCGCTCAGGAGAAGCGCTTGCAAAGCCTTCAGAGGGAACTGGAGGCAAAAGTGTGCCAGATCGACAAGCTCCAGGACGCCATCGGGTATAACAGTCTCGGGCGCTCGCCGCCGGCGCCTCCGAGGCACAGCCGCAGACTGCTGAGCGTCATCAACCAGGGCTCCACGCGCTTCCACAGGGTGGCTGTGGAGGTGCATCGACGCCTTAAGGCCAAGGAGGGCGTTTCAGCCGAACCCACATCGAGGCACTTCTGCCACGACCACAGGGTCCATCACGTCTCCACGGAGAGACAGCGCATCCGCAAAGACTCCGG CACTAAGAAACTGATCAATGAAGCCATCATGAACAATGATTTTCTGAAGAAGCTGGAGCCTCAGCACACTCGAGAGATGGTGGACTGCATGTACGAGAAAGTCTACAGCGCCGGTCAGCTGGTTATTCAGGAGGGAGAGCCGGGGAACTACCTCTACGTGCTCGCCG AGGGTTTATTAGAGGTCATGCAAAATGGAAAGCTCCTGGGTCAGATGCGGCCTGGGACGGCTTTTGGAGAGCTGGCCATTCTCTATAACTGTAAAAGAACAGCCACGgtcaaag CTGTGACTCAGTCCCACATCTGGGCCCTGGACCGGCAGACGTTCCAGACCATCATGATGAGATCCACTCAGGCCAGACACGAGGAGTACTTCAGCTTCCTGCGCAG TGTGTCGCTATTGAAAGATTTGCCAGAGGAGAAACTTGCCAAAATCATTGACTGTCTTGAAGTT GAATATTTTGACAAAGGGGAGTACATCATTCGTGAGGGCGAGGAAGGAAACACATTCTTCATCATAGCTAAAGGAGAG GTGTTTGTAACACAGACCACAGAAGGCTTTTCCGAACCACAGGAGATTAAGACTCTTGGTGTGGGTGATTACTTCGGGGAAAAGGCTCTCATAAG CGAGGATGTCCGCTCAGCTAATATCATTGCAAAGGAAAATGACACGCAGTGCTTGGTGGTGGATAGAGA TAACTTTAATCAGATGGTGGGGACGTACGAGGAGCTGCAGGCGTATCTGAGGGAGTACGTGGAGCAGCTCTCTCTGAGCGACGAGAGGAGGAACGCAGC GCCTCAGTCGCCCCTTCACGAGCGCTCTCCAGAAGCAACGGAGCTCCGGAGGCTGAAGGAGAAGGCCGTGGCTTTGTCCAGTAAATCCTTCCTGAAAGAACTGCAAGTAGTGGCCACGCTAGGCATGGGAGGCTTCGGACGAGTGGAGCTG GTCAAGCTTAAAAAATCAGAAGATGCAGCGTTCGCTTTAAAGTGTATTAAGAAAAAGCACATTGTGGACACCAGGCAGCAGGAGCACATCTATTCGGAAAAGGACATCCTCCAACAGACCAATTCAAACTTTGTTGTCAG gttgTTCCGCACGTTTCGGGATGATAAGTATGTTTACATGCTGCTTGAGGTTTGCCTGGGAGGAGAGCTGTGGAGCGTGTTGAGGGACAT GAGTTGTTTCGATGAGCCCACTGCCCGCTTCTGTACCGGATGCGTGCTGGAAGCTTTCGACTACCTGCACTGCAAAGGCATCGTGTACCGAGACCTAAAGCCGGAGAATCTTCTTCTGGATGGGGAAGGCTATGTCAAAATG ACTGATTTTGGCTTTGCCAAAAAGATTGGACTGGGTAAGAAGACTTGGACGTTCTGTGGCACTCCTGAATATGTGGCTCCTGAGGTCATCATGAATAAGGGTCATGACTTTGGAGCGGACTGCTGGTCCTTGGGCATCCTCATCTTTGAGCTCCTGATTGGCAG GCTCCGATCCGATCAGGATCTACACTATGGTCCTTCACGGAATAGAGAAGGTGGACTTTCCCAAGAGGATCAGCAAGCGGCCGGAGGATCTCATACGCAGACTTTGCAA GCTCAATCCAGCGGAACGACTCGGGAATAA
- the LOC122356061 gene encoding cGMP-dependent protein kinase 2 isoform X1 → MVPSRSLIMGNGSIKAPRLEETCLASGIKEAPVWESVEPLKMRIAHLEEELVRRDQELRAQEKRLQSLQRELEAKVCQIDKLQDAIGYNSLGRSPPAPPRHSRRLLSVINQGSTRFHRVAVEVHRRLKAKEGVSAEPTSRHFCHDHRVHHVSTERQRIRKDSGTKKLINEAIMNNDFLKKLEPQHTREMVDCMYEKVYSAGQLVIQEGEPGNYLYVLAEGLLEVMQNGKLLGQMRPGTAFGELAILYNCKRTATVKAVTQSHIWALDRQTFQTIMMRSTQARHEEYFSFLRSVSLLKDLPEEKLAKIIDCLEVEYFDKGEYIIREGEEGNTFFIIAKGEVFVTQTTEGFSEPQEIKTLGVGDYFGEKALISEDVRSANIIAKENDTQCLVVDRDNFNQMVGTYEELQAYLREYVEQLSLSDERRNAAPQSPLHERSPEATELRRLKEKAVALSSKSFLKELQVVATLGMGGFGRVELVKLKKSEDAAFALKCIKKKHIVDTRQQEHIYSEKDILQQTNSNFVVRLFRTFRDDKYVYMLLEVCLGGELWSVLRDMSCFDEPTARFCTGCVLEAFDYLHCKGIVYRDLKPENLLLDGEGYVKMTDFGFAKKIGLGKKTWTFCGTPEYVAPEVIMNKGHDFGADCWSLGILIFELLIGSPPFAGSDPIRIYTMVLHGIEKVDFPKRISKRPEDLIRRLCKLNPAERLGNKKNGIIDIKNTSGFKALTGKD, encoded by the exons ATGGTTCCTAGTCGCTCTCTGATCATGGGGAACGGTTCGATCAAAGCCCCTCGGCTGGAGGAGACCTGCCTGGCCTCCGGTATAAAAGAGGCCCCTGTCTGGGAGTCCGTGGAGCCCCTGAAGATGAGGATCGCCCATCTGGAGGAGGAGCTGGTGCGGAGGGACCAGGAGCTCCGCGCTCAGGAGAAGCGCTTGCAAAGCCTTCAGAGGGAACTGGAGGCAAAAGTGTGCCAGATCGACAAGCTCCAGGACGCCATCGGGTATAACAGTCTCGGGCGCTCGCCGCCGGCGCCTCCGAGGCACAGCCGCAGACTGCTGAGCGTCATCAACCAGGGCTCCACGCGCTTCCACAGGGTGGCTGTGGAGGTGCATCGACGCCTTAAGGCCAAGGAGGGCGTTTCAGCCGAACCCACATCGAGGCACTTCTGCCACGACCACAGGGTCCATCACGTCTCCACGGAGAGACAGCGCATCCGCAAAGACTCCGG CACTAAGAAACTGATCAATGAAGCCATCATGAACAATGATTTTCTGAAGAAGCTGGAGCCTCAGCACACTCGAGAGATGGTGGACTGCATGTACGAGAAAGTCTACAGCGCCGGTCAGCTGGTTATTCAGGAGGGAGAGCCGGGGAACTACCTCTACGTGCTCGCCG AGGGTTTATTAGAGGTCATGCAAAATGGAAAGCTCCTGGGTCAGATGCGGCCTGGGACGGCTTTTGGAGAGCTGGCCATTCTCTATAACTGTAAAAGAACAGCCACGgtcaaag CTGTGACTCAGTCCCACATCTGGGCCCTGGACCGGCAGACGTTCCAGACCATCATGATGAGATCCACTCAGGCCAGACACGAGGAGTACTTCAGCTTCCTGCGCAG TGTGTCGCTATTGAAAGATTTGCCAGAGGAGAAACTTGCCAAAATCATTGACTGTCTTGAAGTT GAATATTTTGACAAAGGGGAGTACATCATTCGTGAGGGCGAGGAAGGAAACACATTCTTCATCATAGCTAAAGGAGAG GTGTTTGTAACACAGACCACAGAAGGCTTTTCCGAACCACAGGAGATTAAGACTCTTGGTGTGGGTGATTACTTCGGGGAAAAGGCTCTCATAAG CGAGGATGTCCGCTCAGCTAATATCATTGCAAAGGAAAATGACACGCAGTGCTTGGTGGTGGATAGAGA TAACTTTAATCAGATGGTGGGGACGTACGAGGAGCTGCAGGCGTATCTGAGGGAGTACGTGGAGCAGCTCTCTCTGAGCGACGAGAGGAGGAACGCAGC GCCTCAGTCGCCCCTTCACGAGCGCTCTCCAGAAGCAACGGAGCTCCGGAGGCTGAAGGAGAAGGCCGTGGCTTTGTCCAGTAAATCCTTCCTGAAAGAACTGCAAGTAGTGGCCACGCTAGGCATGGGAGGCTTCGGACGAGTGGAGCTG GTCAAGCTTAAAAAATCAGAAGATGCAGCGTTCGCTTTAAAGTGTATTAAGAAAAAGCACATTGTGGACACCAGGCAGCAGGAGCACATCTATTCGGAAAAGGACATCCTCCAACAGACCAATTCAAACTTTGTTGTCAG gttgTTCCGCACGTTTCGGGATGATAAGTATGTTTACATGCTGCTTGAGGTTTGCCTGGGAGGAGAGCTGTGGAGCGTGTTGAGGGACAT GAGTTGTTTCGATGAGCCCACTGCCCGCTTCTGTACCGGATGCGTGCTGGAAGCTTTCGACTACCTGCACTGCAAAGGCATCGTGTACCGAGACCTAAAGCCGGAGAATCTTCTTCTGGATGGGGAAGGCTATGTCAAAATG ACTGATTTTGGCTTTGCCAAAAAGATTGGACTGGGTAAGAAGACTTGGACGTTCTGTGGCACTCCTGAATATGTGGCTCCTGAGGTCATCATGAATAAGGGTCATGACTTTGGAGCGGACTGCTGGTCCTTGGGCATCCTCATCTTTGAGCTCCTGATTGGCAG CCCTCCATTCGCAGGCTCCGATCCGATCAGGATCTACACTATGGTCCTTCACGGAATAGAGAAGGTGGACTTTCCCAAGAGGATCAGCAAGCGGCCGGAGGATCTCATACGCAGACTTTGCAA GCTCAATCCAGCGGAACGACTCGGGAATAAAAAGAATGGAATCATTGACATCAAAAACACAA GTGGTTTCAAGGCTTTAACTGGGAAGGACTGA
- the LOC122356061 gene encoding cGMP-dependent protein kinase 2 isoform X5 codes for MVPSRSLIMGNGSIKAPRLEETCLASGIKEAPVWESVEPLKMRIAHLEEELVRRDQELRAQEKRLQSLQRELEAKVCQIDKLQDAIGYNSLGRSPPAPPRHSRRLLSVINQGSTRFHRVAVEVHRRLKAKEGVSAEPTSRHFCHDHRVHHVSTERQRIRKDSGTKKLINEAIMNNDFLKKLEPQHTREMVDCMYEKVYSAGQLVIQEGEPGNYLYVLAEGLLEVMQNGKLLGQMRPGTAFGELAILYNCKRTATVKAVTQSHIWALDRQTFQTIMMRSTQARHEEYFSFLRSVSLLKDLPEEKLAKIIDCLEVEYFDKGEYIIREGEEGNTFFIIAKGEVFVTQTTEGFSEPQEIKTLGVGDYFGEKALISEDVRSANIIAKENDTQCLVVDRDNFNQMVGTYEELQAYLREYVEQLSLSDERRNAAPQSPLHERSPEATELRRLKEKAVALSSKSFLKELQVVATLGMGGFGRVELVKLKKSEDAAFALKCIKKKHIVDTRQQEHIYSEKDILQQTNSNFVVRLFRTFRDDKYVYMLLEVCLGGELWSVLRDMSCFDEPTARFCTGCVLEAFDYLHCKGIVYRDLKPENLLLDGEGYVKMTDFGFAKKIGLGKKTWTFCGTPEYVAPEVIMNKGHDFGADCWSLGILIFELLIGSPPFAGSDPIRIYTMVLHGIEKVDFPKRISKRPEDLIRRLCKLNPAERLGNKKNGIIDIKNTSRWFQGFNWEGLRRRRLSSPLRRELAGPLDHSHFDMFPPELEEPPDEFSGWDKDF; via the exons ATGGTTCCTAGTCGCTCTCTGATCATGGGGAACGGTTCGATCAAAGCCCCTCGGCTGGAGGAGACCTGCCTGGCCTCCGGTATAAAAGAGGCCCCTGTCTGGGAGTCCGTGGAGCCCCTGAAGATGAGGATCGCCCATCTGGAGGAGGAGCTGGTGCGGAGGGACCAGGAGCTCCGCGCTCAGGAGAAGCGCTTGCAAAGCCTTCAGAGGGAACTGGAGGCAAAAGTGTGCCAGATCGACAAGCTCCAGGACGCCATCGGGTATAACAGTCTCGGGCGCTCGCCGCCGGCGCCTCCGAGGCACAGCCGCAGACTGCTGAGCGTCATCAACCAGGGCTCCACGCGCTTCCACAGGGTGGCTGTGGAGGTGCATCGACGCCTTAAGGCCAAGGAGGGCGTTTCAGCCGAACCCACATCGAGGCACTTCTGCCACGACCACAGGGTCCATCACGTCTCCACGGAGAGACAGCGCATCCGCAAAGACTCCGG CACTAAGAAACTGATCAATGAAGCCATCATGAACAATGATTTTCTGAAGAAGCTGGAGCCTCAGCACACTCGAGAGATGGTGGACTGCATGTACGAGAAAGTCTACAGCGCCGGTCAGCTGGTTATTCAGGAGGGAGAGCCGGGGAACTACCTCTACGTGCTCGCCG AGGGTTTATTAGAGGTCATGCAAAATGGAAAGCTCCTGGGTCAGATGCGGCCTGGGACGGCTTTTGGAGAGCTGGCCATTCTCTATAACTGTAAAAGAACAGCCACGgtcaaag CTGTGACTCAGTCCCACATCTGGGCCCTGGACCGGCAGACGTTCCAGACCATCATGATGAGATCCACTCAGGCCAGACACGAGGAGTACTTCAGCTTCCTGCGCAG TGTGTCGCTATTGAAAGATTTGCCAGAGGAGAAACTTGCCAAAATCATTGACTGTCTTGAAGTT GAATATTTTGACAAAGGGGAGTACATCATTCGTGAGGGCGAGGAAGGAAACACATTCTTCATCATAGCTAAAGGAGAG GTGTTTGTAACACAGACCACAGAAGGCTTTTCCGAACCACAGGAGATTAAGACTCTTGGTGTGGGTGATTACTTCGGGGAAAAGGCTCTCATAAG CGAGGATGTCCGCTCAGCTAATATCATTGCAAAGGAAAATGACACGCAGTGCTTGGTGGTGGATAGAGA TAACTTTAATCAGATGGTGGGGACGTACGAGGAGCTGCAGGCGTATCTGAGGGAGTACGTGGAGCAGCTCTCTCTGAGCGACGAGAGGAGGAACGCAGC GCCTCAGTCGCCCCTTCACGAGCGCTCTCCAGAAGCAACGGAGCTCCGGAGGCTGAAGGAGAAGGCCGTGGCTTTGTCCAGTAAATCCTTCCTGAAAGAACTGCAAGTAGTGGCCACGCTAGGCATGGGAGGCTTCGGACGAGTGGAGCTG GTCAAGCTTAAAAAATCAGAAGATGCAGCGTTCGCTTTAAAGTGTATTAAGAAAAAGCACATTGTGGACACCAGGCAGCAGGAGCACATCTATTCGGAAAAGGACATCCTCCAACAGACCAATTCAAACTTTGTTGTCAG gttgTTCCGCACGTTTCGGGATGATAAGTATGTTTACATGCTGCTTGAGGTTTGCCTGGGAGGAGAGCTGTGGAGCGTGTTGAGGGACAT GAGTTGTTTCGATGAGCCCACTGCCCGCTTCTGTACCGGATGCGTGCTGGAAGCTTTCGACTACCTGCACTGCAAAGGCATCGTGTACCGAGACCTAAAGCCGGAGAATCTTCTTCTGGATGGGGAAGGCTATGTCAAAATG ACTGATTTTGGCTTTGCCAAAAAGATTGGACTGGGTAAGAAGACTTGGACGTTCTGTGGCACTCCTGAATATGTGGCTCCTGAGGTCATCATGAATAAGGGTCATGACTTTGGAGCGGACTGCTGGTCCTTGGGCATCCTCATCTTTGAGCTCCTGATTGGCAG CCCTCCATTCGCAGGCTCCGATCCGATCAGGATCTACACTATGGTCCTTCACGGAATAGAGAAGGTGGACTTTCCCAAGAGGATCAGCAAGCGGCCGGAGGATCTCATACGCAGACTTTGCAA GCTCAATCCAGCGGAACGACTCGGGAATAAAAAGAATGGAATCATTGACATCAAAAACACAAGTAG GTGGTTTCAAGGCTTTAACTGGGAAGGACTGAGGCGGCGCAGGCTGTCGTCTCCTCTGAGGAGAGAG CTCGCGGGACCCCTGGATCACAGTCACTTCGACATGTTCCCCCCTGAGCTTGAAGAACCCCCAGATGAATTCTCCGGCTGGGATAAAGATTTCTGA
- the LOC122356061 gene encoding cGMP-dependent protein kinase 2 isoform X4, which translates to MVPSRSLIMGNGSIKAPRLEETCLASGIKEAPVWESVEPLKMRIAHLEEELVRRDQELRAQEKRLQSLQRELEAKVCQIDKLQDAIGYNSLGRSPPAPPRHSRRLLSVINQGSTRFHRVAVEVHRRLKAKEGVSAEPTSRHFCHDHRVHHVSTERQRIRKDSGTKKLINEAIMNNDFLKKLEPQHTREMVDCMYEKVYSAGQLVIQEGEPGNYLYVLAEGLLEVMQNGKLLGQMRPGTAFGELAILYNCKRTATVKAVTQSHIWALDRQTFQTIMMRSTQARHEEYFSFLRSVSLLKDLPEEKLAKIIDCLEVEYFDKGEYIIREGEEGNTFFIIAKGEVFVTQTTEGFSEPQEIKTLGVGDYFGEKALISEDVRSANIIAKENDTQCLVVDRDNFNQMVGTYEELQAYLREYVEQLSLSDERRNAAPQSPLHERSPEATELRRLKEKAVALSSKSFLKELQVVATLGMGGFGRVELVKLKKSEDAAFALKCIKKKHIVDTRQQEHIYSEKDILQQTNSNFVVRSCFDEPTARFCTGCVLEAFDYLHCKGIVYRDLKPENLLLDGEGYVKMTDFGFAKKIGLGKKTWTFCGTPEYVAPEVIMNKGHDFGADCWSLGILIFELLIGSPPFAGSDPIRIYTMVLHGIEKVDFPKRISKRPEDLIRRLCKLNPAERLGNKKNGIIDIKNTSGFKALTGKD; encoded by the exons ATGGTTCCTAGTCGCTCTCTGATCATGGGGAACGGTTCGATCAAAGCCCCTCGGCTGGAGGAGACCTGCCTGGCCTCCGGTATAAAAGAGGCCCCTGTCTGGGAGTCCGTGGAGCCCCTGAAGATGAGGATCGCCCATCTGGAGGAGGAGCTGGTGCGGAGGGACCAGGAGCTCCGCGCTCAGGAGAAGCGCTTGCAAAGCCTTCAGAGGGAACTGGAGGCAAAAGTGTGCCAGATCGACAAGCTCCAGGACGCCATCGGGTATAACAGTCTCGGGCGCTCGCCGCCGGCGCCTCCGAGGCACAGCCGCAGACTGCTGAGCGTCATCAACCAGGGCTCCACGCGCTTCCACAGGGTGGCTGTGGAGGTGCATCGACGCCTTAAGGCCAAGGAGGGCGTTTCAGCCGAACCCACATCGAGGCACTTCTGCCACGACCACAGGGTCCATCACGTCTCCACGGAGAGACAGCGCATCCGCAAAGACTCCGG CACTAAGAAACTGATCAATGAAGCCATCATGAACAATGATTTTCTGAAGAAGCTGGAGCCTCAGCACACTCGAGAGATGGTGGACTGCATGTACGAGAAAGTCTACAGCGCCGGTCAGCTGGTTATTCAGGAGGGAGAGCCGGGGAACTACCTCTACGTGCTCGCCG AGGGTTTATTAGAGGTCATGCAAAATGGAAAGCTCCTGGGTCAGATGCGGCCTGGGACGGCTTTTGGAGAGCTGGCCATTCTCTATAACTGTAAAAGAACAGCCACGgtcaaag CTGTGACTCAGTCCCACATCTGGGCCCTGGACCGGCAGACGTTCCAGACCATCATGATGAGATCCACTCAGGCCAGACACGAGGAGTACTTCAGCTTCCTGCGCAG TGTGTCGCTATTGAAAGATTTGCCAGAGGAGAAACTTGCCAAAATCATTGACTGTCTTGAAGTT GAATATTTTGACAAAGGGGAGTACATCATTCGTGAGGGCGAGGAAGGAAACACATTCTTCATCATAGCTAAAGGAGAG GTGTTTGTAACACAGACCACAGAAGGCTTTTCCGAACCACAGGAGATTAAGACTCTTGGTGTGGGTGATTACTTCGGGGAAAAGGCTCTCATAAG CGAGGATGTCCGCTCAGCTAATATCATTGCAAAGGAAAATGACACGCAGTGCTTGGTGGTGGATAGAGA TAACTTTAATCAGATGGTGGGGACGTACGAGGAGCTGCAGGCGTATCTGAGGGAGTACGTGGAGCAGCTCTCTCTGAGCGACGAGAGGAGGAACGCAGC GCCTCAGTCGCCCCTTCACGAGCGCTCTCCAGAAGCAACGGAGCTCCGGAGGCTGAAGGAGAAGGCCGTGGCTTTGTCCAGTAAATCCTTCCTGAAAGAACTGCAAGTAGTGGCCACGCTAGGCATGGGAGGCTTCGGACGAGTGGAGCTG GTCAAGCTTAAAAAATCAGAAGATGCAGCGTTCGCTTTAAAGTGTATTAAGAAAAAGCACATTGTGGACACCAGGCAGCAGGAGCACATCTATTCGGAAAAGGACATCCTCCAACAGACCAATTCAAACTTTGTTGTCAG GAGTTGTTTCGATGAGCCCACTGCCCGCTTCTGTACCGGATGCGTGCTGGAAGCTTTCGACTACCTGCACTGCAAAGGCATCGTGTACCGAGACCTAAAGCCGGAGAATCTTCTTCTGGATGGGGAAGGCTATGTCAAAATG ACTGATTTTGGCTTTGCCAAAAAGATTGGACTGGGTAAGAAGACTTGGACGTTCTGTGGCACTCCTGAATATGTGGCTCCTGAGGTCATCATGAATAAGGGTCATGACTTTGGAGCGGACTGCTGGTCCTTGGGCATCCTCATCTTTGAGCTCCTGATTGGCAG CCCTCCATTCGCAGGCTCCGATCCGATCAGGATCTACACTATGGTCCTTCACGGAATAGAGAAGGTGGACTTTCCCAAGAGGATCAGCAAGCGGCCGGAGGATCTCATACGCAGACTTTGCAA GCTCAATCCAGCGGAACGACTCGGGAATAAAAAGAATGGAATCATTGACATCAAAAACACAA GTGGTTTCAAGGCTTTAACTGGGAAGGACTGA
- the LOC122356061 gene encoding cGMP-dependent protein kinase 2 isoform X2 → MVPSRSLIMGNGSIKAPRLEETCLASGIKEAPVWESVEPLKMRIAHLEEELVRRDQELRAQEKRLQSLQRELEAKVCQIDKLQDAIGYNSLGRSPPAPPRHSRRLLSVINQGSTRFHRVAVEVHRRLKAKEGVSAEPTSRHFCHDHRVHHVSTERQRIRKDSGTKKLINEAIMNNDFLKKLEPQHTREMVDCMYEKVYSAGQLVIQEGEPGNYLYVLAEGLLEVMQNGKLLGQMRPGTAFGELAILYNCKRTATVKAVTQSHIWALDRQTFQTIMMRSTQARHEEYFSFLRSVSLLKDLPEEKLAKIIDCLEVEYFDKGEYIIREGEEGNTFFIIAKGEVFVTQTTEGFSEPQEIKTLGVGDYFGEKALISEDVRSANIIAKENDTQCLVVDRDNFNQMVGTYEELQAYLREYVEQLSLSDERRNAAPQSPLHERSPEATELRRLKEKAVALSSKSFLKELQVVATLGMGGFGRVELVKLKKSEDAAFALKCIKKKHIVDTRQQEHIYSEKDILQQTNSNFVVRLFRTFRDDKYVYMLLEVCLGGELWSVLRDMSCFDEPTARFCTGCVLEAFDYLHCKGIVYRDLKPENLLLDGEGYVKMTDFGFAKKIGLGKKTWTFCGTPEYVAPEVIMNKGHDFGADCWSLGILIFELLIGSPPFAGSDPIRIYTMVLHGIEKVDFPKRISKRPEDLIRRLCKLNPAERLGNKKNGIIDIKNTTAPGSTLKR, encoded by the exons ATGGTTCCTAGTCGCTCTCTGATCATGGGGAACGGTTCGATCAAAGCCCCTCGGCTGGAGGAGACCTGCCTGGCCTCCGGTATAAAAGAGGCCCCTGTCTGGGAGTCCGTGGAGCCCCTGAAGATGAGGATCGCCCATCTGGAGGAGGAGCTGGTGCGGAGGGACCAGGAGCTCCGCGCTCAGGAGAAGCGCTTGCAAAGCCTTCAGAGGGAACTGGAGGCAAAAGTGTGCCAGATCGACAAGCTCCAGGACGCCATCGGGTATAACAGTCTCGGGCGCTCGCCGCCGGCGCCTCCGAGGCACAGCCGCAGACTGCTGAGCGTCATCAACCAGGGCTCCACGCGCTTCCACAGGGTGGCTGTGGAGGTGCATCGACGCCTTAAGGCCAAGGAGGGCGTTTCAGCCGAACCCACATCGAGGCACTTCTGCCACGACCACAGGGTCCATCACGTCTCCACGGAGAGACAGCGCATCCGCAAAGACTCCGG CACTAAGAAACTGATCAATGAAGCCATCATGAACAATGATTTTCTGAAGAAGCTGGAGCCTCAGCACACTCGAGAGATGGTGGACTGCATGTACGAGAAAGTCTACAGCGCCGGTCAGCTGGTTATTCAGGAGGGAGAGCCGGGGAACTACCTCTACGTGCTCGCCG AGGGTTTATTAGAGGTCATGCAAAATGGAAAGCTCCTGGGTCAGATGCGGCCTGGGACGGCTTTTGGAGAGCTGGCCATTCTCTATAACTGTAAAAGAACAGCCACGgtcaaag CTGTGACTCAGTCCCACATCTGGGCCCTGGACCGGCAGACGTTCCAGACCATCATGATGAGATCCACTCAGGCCAGACACGAGGAGTACTTCAGCTTCCTGCGCAG TGTGTCGCTATTGAAAGATTTGCCAGAGGAGAAACTTGCCAAAATCATTGACTGTCTTGAAGTT GAATATTTTGACAAAGGGGAGTACATCATTCGTGAGGGCGAGGAAGGAAACACATTCTTCATCATAGCTAAAGGAGAG GTGTTTGTAACACAGACCACAGAAGGCTTTTCCGAACCACAGGAGATTAAGACTCTTGGTGTGGGTGATTACTTCGGGGAAAAGGCTCTCATAAG CGAGGATGTCCGCTCAGCTAATATCATTGCAAAGGAAAATGACACGCAGTGCTTGGTGGTGGATAGAGA TAACTTTAATCAGATGGTGGGGACGTACGAGGAGCTGCAGGCGTATCTGAGGGAGTACGTGGAGCAGCTCTCTCTGAGCGACGAGAGGAGGAACGCAGC GCCTCAGTCGCCCCTTCACGAGCGCTCTCCAGAAGCAACGGAGCTCCGGAGGCTGAAGGAGAAGGCCGTGGCTTTGTCCAGTAAATCCTTCCTGAAAGAACTGCAAGTAGTGGCCACGCTAGGCATGGGAGGCTTCGGACGAGTGGAGCTG GTCAAGCTTAAAAAATCAGAAGATGCAGCGTTCGCTTTAAAGTGTATTAAGAAAAAGCACATTGTGGACACCAGGCAGCAGGAGCACATCTATTCGGAAAAGGACATCCTCCAACAGACCAATTCAAACTTTGTTGTCAG gttgTTCCGCACGTTTCGGGATGATAAGTATGTTTACATGCTGCTTGAGGTTTGCCTGGGAGGAGAGCTGTGGAGCGTGTTGAGGGACAT GAGTTGTTTCGATGAGCCCACTGCCCGCTTCTGTACCGGATGCGTGCTGGAAGCTTTCGACTACCTGCACTGCAAAGGCATCGTGTACCGAGACCTAAAGCCGGAGAATCTTCTTCTGGATGGGGAAGGCTATGTCAAAATG ACTGATTTTGGCTTTGCCAAAAAGATTGGACTGGGTAAGAAGACTTGGACGTTCTGTGGCACTCCTGAATATGTGGCTCCTGAGGTCATCATGAATAAGGGTCATGACTTTGGAGCGGACTGCTGGTCCTTGGGCATCCTCATCTTTGAGCTCCTGATTGGCAG CCCTCCATTCGCAGGCTCCGATCCGATCAGGATCTACACTATGGTCCTTCACGGAATAGAGAAGGTGGACTTTCCCAAGAGGATCAGCAAGCGGCCGGAGGATCTCATACGCAGACTTTGCAA GCTCAATCCAGCGGAACGACTCGGGAATAAAAAGAATGGAATCATTGACATCAAAAACACAA CCGCACCTGGGAGTACACTGAAGCGCTGA